One window of the Runella slithyformis DSM 19594 genome contains the following:
- a CDS encoding alpha/beta hydrolase family esterase: MQKTLFFLLFFVIAHAASSQLVSDSVLIEGHYRTFHFLKPAQPKASLLFVLHGSGGNGRRMRNGAQKLEAIAPAENILMVYPDGYKNYWNECRKTAQSAANREDINDNAFFEQMIAYFEKKFVADPQKVFAVGTSGGGHMAYKLALTMPEKFRAITALIANLPDTNNMDCAEKRMAIPVMIVNGTADRTNPYAGGEVLTNGISLGFVRSTDRTFRYWYELAGYKGAPKMEALPDTDPTDGRTIEKYTYKAPGKPEVTLLKVINGEHNSPRDIDVHLEAWAFFKRQMVE, encoded by the coding sequence ATGCAAAAAACGCTGTTTTTTCTCCTTTTTTTCGTCATTGCTCATGCCGCCAGCAGTCAGTTGGTGAGTGATTCGGTCCTGATCGAAGGGCATTATCGTACCTTTCATTTTCTAAAGCCCGCTCAACCGAAGGCCTCGTTGCTGTTTGTTTTACACGGTTCGGGAGGCAACGGTCGTCGAATGCGCAACGGTGCCCAAAAGCTGGAAGCCATTGCCCCCGCCGAAAACATTTTAATGGTTTATCCCGACGGCTATAAAAATTACTGGAACGAATGCCGTAAAACGGCGCAATCGGCTGCCAATCGGGAAGATATCAACGACAATGCCTTTTTTGAGCAAATGATCGCCTACTTCGAGAAAAAGTTTGTGGCAGATCCCCAAAAGGTATTTGCCGTAGGCACTTCCGGTGGCGGGCACATGGCCTATAAACTGGCCCTGACCATGCCCGAAAAATTCCGGGCCATCACGGCTCTTATTGCCAATCTTCCGGATACCAACAACATGGATTGCGCTGAAAAACGAATGGCCATTCCGGTCATGATCGTCAATGGTACCGCCGATCGCACCAATCCGTACGCCGGCGGCGAAGTATTGACAAACGGCATCAGCCTGGGCTTTGTGCGCTCTACCGACCGTACCTTCCGGTATTGGTATGAGCTGGCAGGGTATAAAGGTGCACCCAAGATGGAAGCCCTGCCCGACACTGACCCCACCGATGGGCGCACGATTGAAAAATACACGTACAAGGCGCCGGGAAAACCCGAAGTAACCCTTCTGAAAGTGATCAACGGGGAGCATAACAGCCCGCGCGATATTGATGTACACCTCGAAGCCTGGGCCTTTTTTAAACGGCAGATGGTGGAGTAA
- a CDS encoding DUF4886 domain-containing protein, with the protein MHIRTISKQAGRFVPVLFCLFILQCVSAQKPPLRLFLIGNSFSQNATQYLPELSREGGHELIIGRAELGGCSLQRHWEHAVAAEADPKDEKGKPYNGKSLKMLLSEGTWDVITLQQYSKISTDLSTYQPYAGKLYEYIHKLQPNARIVFHQTWAYRSDSEDFGQLTGGGEAKSEKEMWEKSRAAYRTVAAALHTTVIPTGDAFWQISADPKWAYRKDKQFDFKNPPQSTLPSQTHSLHVGYSLNKEKMNFDSHHAGPAGCYLGALVWYGFLFQESPVRLTFRPETVPADFAGQLRKTAWNTVKKELKASVH; encoded by the coding sequence ATGCATATTCGCACTATATCAAAGCAAGCGGGTCGGTTTGTGCCGGTTTTGTTTTGCCTGTTTATTCTTCAATGTGTATCCGCCCAAAAGCCGCCGTTACGGCTGTTTTTGATCGGTAACAGTTTTTCACAAAATGCCACCCAATACCTGCCCGAATTGAGCAGAGAAGGCGGGCATGAACTCATCATCGGCCGTGCCGAATTAGGCGGTTGCTCTTTGCAGCGCCACTGGGAACATGCCGTTGCCGCCGAGGCAGATCCGAAAGATGAAAAAGGAAAGCCCTATAATGGCAAATCGCTGAAAATGCTTTTATCGGAAGGAACGTGGGATGTTATTACGCTTCAACAATACTCCAAGATTTCCACCGATCTGAGCACCTACCAGCCCTATGCCGGAAAGCTGTATGAATACATACATAAATTACAGCCCAATGCCCGCATTGTGTTTCATCAAACATGGGCTTATCGCTCCGATTCCGAGGACTTTGGACAGTTGACCGGTGGAGGGGAGGCAAAGAGTGAAAAGGAAATGTGGGAAAAGTCGCGGGCGGCGTATCGCACGGTTGCCGCAGCGCTGCATACAACGGTCATTCCAACGGGCGATGCCTTTTGGCAAATAAGTGCTGACCCCAAATGGGCTTATCGTAAAGACAAACAATTTGATTTTAAAAACCCGCCCCAATCGACGTTGCCCTCCCAAACTCACTCACTGCACGTTGGTTATTCGTTGAATAAAGAAAAAATGAACTTTGATTCGCACCATGCCGGTCCGGCGGGATGTTATTTGGGGGCGTTAGTTTGGTACGGATTCCTGTTTCAGGAGTCGCCGGTCAGGTTGACCTTCAGGCCCGAAACCGTGCCGGCTGATTTTGCCGGACAACTGCGTAAAACGGCCTGGAATACGGTAAAAAAAGAATTGAAAGCATCCGTTCATTAA
- a CDS encoding glycoside hydrolase family 2 protein, with the protein MLRLSLCLCFLFLWVRALPAQTPVPLPEHPRPDWQRANWLNLNGAWEFRFDKEDAGLKQGWGKGTQKFPLSINVPFPWGAPLSGVKDEADIAWYQRTVTVPKDWKGQRVFVVIGASDYRTTVWFGGKELGTFEGGYVPFEFELPASALKAGAGQKLVIRVDDTRRDYALYGKQGYGNARGIWQTIYLEARANEYLETLHFTPDIDKGTVKVTATLPKPASQDLALTLNIAGVSAPATQTIGKGQSQLSFDVAVPDAKLWTLDNPHLYEVQAGLIPKSLLHLGEGTKASLQMGGLRGADGVNTYFGMRKISVVNLPGTNYPYVALNNQPIYLQLALDQSYHPEGFYTFPTDEFMKNEIKLAKDIGLNGIRTHIKIDVPRKLYWADKMGLLVMSDLPNFWGQPNAEARAESERVLPQLIKRDFNHPAIFSWILFNETWGLRTKVEENGKKVDRYLPETQQWVVSMYRKAKALDPSRLIEDNSICCGAGHTETDINSWHEYLPGYGWDEYLKNLTSKTAEGSTFNFEKGYTVGKQPNINSEFGNVWGYDGSSGDVDWTWDYHRAVNAFRQYPLVAGWLYTEHHDVINEWNGYFKFDRTPKYTGLEAFVPGMSLKDLHADIYVTTGQNISKSVRPTEVVQVPLTISSMTGRTDVGNELTLKVELNGWDAFGQEKKWQSFTQKIAYTPWMQQTMAPVYVIMPAEKSVAVLALTLQDSKGNVLSRNFNTYIVEKPQSSEMVTGGGQKNRLLTVDPKQFTDAKWSLKQWNVLEGLKVNGAGSGYFEYKIKWPADLKADNVSGASFIMEASAKQLYGKDKSGDVKIPDNYMLGGGTFDNSLNANSYPMTDDSKFSSDVAISFNGVSAGKLNLPDDPADHRGVLSWHYQPQNRKLREAGSYGYRLEVNVPADAILKAQQTGELVLRLAVEGNGGLAIYGEKFGMYPFDPTVIVKVK; encoded by the coding sequence ATGCTCCGTTTATCTCTCTGTCTTTGTTTTCTGTTTTTATGGGTGCGGGCGCTCCCTGCCCAAACACCGGTTCCATTACCCGAACACCCACGCCCGGATTGGCAGCGGGCCAACTGGCTCAATCTCAATGGTGCCTGGGAGTTTCGATTTGATAAAGAGGATGCCGGCTTGAAGCAGGGGTGGGGCAAAGGCACCCAAAAATTCCCCCTGAGCATCAACGTGCCCTTTCCGTGGGGAGCGCCGCTGTCGGGCGTGAAAGATGAAGCGGATATTGCCTGGTATCAACGCACCGTTACCGTTCCGAAAGACTGGAAAGGACAGCGCGTTTTTGTGGTCATCGGGGCGAGTGATTACCGGACGACCGTCTGGTTTGGCGGCAAAGAATTGGGGACCTTTGAAGGAGGCTATGTGCCTTTTGAATTTGAACTCCCTGCCTCTGCCCTGAAGGCCGGCGCAGGTCAGAAATTGGTGATTCGGGTGGATGATACCCGTCGCGATTACGCGTTGTATGGCAAGCAGGGCTACGGCAACGCCCGAGGTATCTGGCAAACGATCTACCTGGAAGCCCGTGCCAATGAATACCTGGAAACTCTTCATTTTACACCCGATATCGACAAAGGGACGGTCAAGGTAACGGCCACCCTGCCTAAGCCTGCCTCACAGGACTTGGCGTTGACATTGAATATCGCCGGTGTATCGGCACCGGCGACTCAGACGATCGGTAAGGGGCAATCGCAATTGAGTTTTGACGTTGCCGTTCCGGATGCTAAGCTTTGGACATTGGACAACCCGCATTTGTATGAAGTGCAGGCAGGCCTCATCCCTAAATCCCTTCTCCACCTTGGAGAAGGGACTAAAGCTTCCCTCCAAATGGGGGGATTGAGGGGGGCTGACGGGGTCAATACCTACTTCGGGATGCGCAAAATATCGGTGGTCAACCTGCCCGGGACAAACTATCCTTACGTAGCCCTTAACAATCAGCCGATTTATCTTCAGCTGGCGCTCGATCAGTCGTACCATCCGGAAGGGTTTTATACTTTTCCCACCGACGAATTCATGAAGAATGAGATCAAACTGGCCAAAGATATCGGTCTCAACGGTATACGGACGCACATCAAAATCGACGTACCGCGCAAGTTGTATTGGGCCGATAAAATGGGGCTGTTGGTTATGTCAGATCTGCCCAACTTCTGGGGGCAGCCCAACGCCGAAGCCCGGGCCGAATCAGAGAGGGTGTTGCCGCAACTCATCAAACGTGATTTTAACCACCCCGCCATTTTTTCGTGGATTCTCTTCAATGAGACCTGGGGATTGCGTACTAAAGTGGAAGAAAACGGTAAAAAAGTCGACAGGTACCTGCCCGAAACCCAGCAGTGGGTAGTGAGCATGTACCGCAAAGCCAAAGCCCTTGACCCCAGCCGTTTGATCGAAGATAACTCCATTTGCTGCGGCGCAGGCCATACCGAAACCGACATCAACTCATGGCACGAATACCTGCCCGGCTACGGATGGGATGAGTACCTGAAGAACCTGACGTCCAAAACCGCAGAAGGCTCGACCTTTAATTTTGAAAAAGGCTATACCGTAGGCAAACAACCCAATATCAACTCCGAGTTCGGTAATGTATGGGGCTACGACGGCAGCTCGGGCGATGTAGACTGGACCTGGGATTATCACCGCGCGGTCAATGCGTTCCGTCAATACCCGTTGGTGGCGGGCTGGCTGTATACCGAGCACCACGATGTGATCAACGAGTGGAATGGTTACTTCAAATTTGACCGTACTCCCAAATACACGGGCTTAGAGGCGTTTGTGCCCGGCATGAGCCTCAAAGATCTGCACGCCGATATTTACGTAACAACAGGGCAGAACATCTCTAAAAGTGTGCGCCCCACCGAAGTAGTGCAGGTTCCGCTGACGATTTCGTCCATGACAGGCCGCACGGATGTGGGAAATGAGTTGACGCTCAAAGTGGAACTTAACGGTTGGGATGCTTTCGGGCAGGAGAAAAAATGGCAGAGTTTTACCCAAAAAATTGCCTATACGCCCTGGATGCAGCAGACAATGGCACCCGTCTACGTTATTATGCCCGCTGAAAAATCAGTAGCCGTACTGGCCCTGACCTTGCAGGATTCCAAAGGAAATGTGCTGAGCCGTAATTTTAATACGTACATTGTAGAAAAGCCGCAATCGTCGGAAATGGTGACGGGCGGCGGACAAAAAAACCGATTGCTGACCGTAGATCCTAAGCAATTTACCGATGCCAAATGGTCATTAAAACAATGGAATGTGTTGGAGGGCCTGAAAGTAAACGGTGCCGGCAGCGGCTATTTTGAATATAAAATCAAATGGCCGGCCGACCTCAAAGCCGACAACGTGAGCGGAGCGTCGTTTATCATGGAGGCTTCTGCAAAACAACTGTACGGCAAAGACAAAAGCGGTGACGTCAAAATCCCTGACAACTACATGCTCGGCGGCGGTACGTTTGATAACAGCCTCAACGCCAATTCCTACCCTATGACGGACGACAGCAAGTTTTCGAGCGATGTCGCCATCAGTTTCAACGGCGTTTCGGCCGGTAAGCTCAACCTTCCCGATGATCCCGCCGACCACCGGGGAGTACTGTCGTGGCATTATCAGCCCCAAAACCGTAAACTCCGCGAAGCGGGCAGTTACGGCTATCGGCTGGAAGTAAATGTACCGGCCGATGCCATCCTGAAAGCGCAGCAAACGGGCGAGTTAGTGCTTCGTTTGGCGGTAGAAGGCAATGGCGGACTGGCCATTTACGGCGAGAAATTCGGGATGTACCCTTTTGACCCAACGGTAATCGTGAAAGTGAAATAA
- a CDS encoding alpha/beta hydrolase: MKKFLTWTGITLVVLISVYFIGPRPDKVMLSPALTTVTDDVIQLEKDIRETEAQFDLKPDNEARIVWADTAKKQKTKYSMVYIHGFGASWAEGDPIHTQLAKKYGCNLYLARLYDAGVKSPDAFKNLTPENFLSGAKYAIAVGKALGDSVIVIGCSAGGLLASYIASEHPEIKALVLYSPCFKVNGLEIATGPWGAQLLKQLGGTHRDITHYAPDRARYWLTRYHTNGVMTLQQTMDAVVKPETFAKIKMPVFLAYYYKDEENQDQVVSVPEMLKAFDQLGTSAAQKRKVALPNAGDHVIASHFTSKDLDGVFRETDTFLREVVFK, encoded by the coding sequence ATGAAAAAATTCCTTACCTGGACGGGCATTACGCTCGTCGTATTGATCTCAGTTTATTTTATCGGACCCCGTCCCGACAAAGTGATGCTTTCTCCTGCCTTAACGACCGTGACCGATGATGTGATCCAACTCGAAAAAGACATTCGGGAAACCGAAGCGCAATTTGACCTCAAGCCCGACAACGAAGCGCGCATCGTTTGGGCCGATACGGCCAAAAAGCAGAAAACAAAGTACAGCATGGTCTACATCCACGGCTTTGGGGCAAGCTGGGCCGAAGGGGATCCCATCCATACGCAATTGGCCAAGAAATACGGCTGCAACCTGTATTTGGCCCGCCTGTATGATGCAGGAGTCAAAAGCCCCGATGCGTTTAAAAACCTTACCCCCGAAAATTTTCTGTCGGGTGCTAAGTACGCCATCGCCGTTGGCAAAGCGCTGGGCGACAGTGTCATCGTGATCGGCTGCTCGGCGGGCGGCCTGCTGGCCTCTTACATTGCCTCCGAACATCCTGAGATCAAAGCGTTGGTGCTGTATTCGCCCTGCTTCAAAGTCAACGGGCTGGAGATAGCCACGGGCCCGTGGGGGGCTCAGCTTTTAAAGCAGCTGGGCGGTACGCACCGCGATATTACGCACTACGCCCCCGACCGTGCCCGATACTGGCTGACCCGCTACCATACCAACGGGGTCATGACGCTGCAGCAGACGATGGATGCCGTCGTAAAACCGGAGACGTTTGCCAAGATAAAAATGCCCGTCTTTCTGGCGTATTATTACAAAGATGAAGAGAATCAGGACCAAGTAGTGTCAGTGCCCGAGATGCTGAAAGCGTTTGATCAACTGGGTACCTCCGCCGCTCAAAAACGTAAGGTGGCCCTTCCCAATGCGGGAGATCACGTGATCGCGTCGCATTTTACGTCCAAAGACTTGGACGGAGTCTTTCGTGAAACGGATACATTTCTGCGTGAAGTGGTTTTTAAATAG
- a CDS encoding inorganic pyrophosphatase: MKTVYKSHPWHGIPIGEKAPEVVTTFIEIVPTDTVKYEIDKLTGYLKIDRPQKYSNIVPALYGFVPKTYCGDAIAEFARQQSGRNDIKEGDGDPLDICVLCESTIPHGDIICQAIPIGGLRLIDKGEADDKIIAVLKDDLLYSKYKDITELPESVVNRLQHYFLTYKNLPGEPMTCEIANVYGREEAHQVIRKSITDYLNNFGML; this comes from the coding sequence ATGAAAACAGTCTATAAATCCCACCCCTGGCACGGAATCCCCATCGGGGAAAAGGCTCCCGAAGTCGTTACGACCTTTATTGAAATTGTACCGACCGATACCGTAAAATACGAAATTGATAAATTGACGGGCTATCTTAAGATCGATCGCCCGCAGAAATATTCAAACATTGTTCCTGCCCTGTACGGTTTTGTGCCCAAAACCTATTGCGGCGATGCCATTGCGGAATTTGCCCGTCAGCAATCGGGACGCAATGACATCAAAGAAGGAGACGGTGACCCGCTGGATATCTGCGTGCTTTGCGAAAGCACCATTCCGCACGGTGATATTATCTGTCAGGCCATTCCCATCGGCGGCCTGCGACTGATCGATAAAGGAGAAGCGGATGATAAGATCATTGCGGTACTGAAAGACGATTTGCTGTACAGCAAATACAAAGACATCACCGAATTGCCGGAAAGCGTTGTGAATCGTTTGCAGCACTACTTCCTGACCTACAAGAACTTACCCGGCGAGCCCATGACCTGTGAAATCGCCAACGTATACGGTCGTGAAGAAGCCCATCAGGTAATTCGGAAATCCATTACGGATTATTTGAACAACTTCGGCATGTTGTAA
- a CDS encoding Na+/H+ antiporter, with amino-acid sequence MLQKDILLILSLLFSVFMLVMLGQKLRISYPIFLVIGGLLISFIPSIPAFSISPDLIFLIFLPPLLYEAAWYTSWSDFWKWKRPIALLGFGLVIFTSCIIAFVANSFIPGFTLALGFLLGGIISPPDAVAATSILKSVKVPRRALVVLQGESLVNDAASLIVFRFALAAVISGTFVLEKAATDFFAVTLMGIVVGLLVAHFFYLIHRWLPTNASIDTALTFMGPYFMYIGAEHFHYSGVMAVVSGGLFLSYRSHEFFGYRSRLQSQSVWKTVTFVLNGLVFILIGLQLPVIVHSLGNYSLFEALKYGLFISTVTIAIRILWMYPATYLPRMFSKRIRANEEDPGWKGVFVVSWAGMRGVVSLASALAIPVTLAGGQVFPQRNLILFITFVVILVTLVFQGLTLPLILRWLKIEEADSTLPDEEQEAGVKLRLLQAALTRLNDLYTKETTENELVDNLKKQLENDISLTSEKLNSLECDEVDKSEVAVFNRVVHDIISARRKELFLLRKEKIFDEEILRHEEAQLDLDEAKII; translated from the coding sequence ATGCTCCAAAAAGATATTCTGCTCATCCTTTCCCTTCTTTTCTCGGTGTTCATGCTGGTGATGTTGGGGCAAAAGCTGCGCATCTCGTATCCCATCTTTTTGGTCATTGGCGGCTTGCTCATCAGTTTCATTCCGAGTATACCCGCATTCAGCATCAGCCCCGACCTGATCTTCCTCATTTTCCTGCCGCCCTTGCTGTACGAAGCCGCATGGTACACCTCCTGGAGCGACTTCTGGAAGTGGAAACGCCCCATTGCCCTGCTGGGCTTCGGGTTGGTCATTTTCACCTCCTGCATCATTGCCTTTGTGGCCAATTCCTTTATTCCGGGCTTTACGTTAGCCCTGGGTTTTCTGTTGGGCGGAATCATCTCCCCTCCGGATGCCGTAGCGGCTACGTCTATTTTGAAGAGTGTCAAAGTGCCCCGGCGTGCGCTGGTTGTTTTGCAGGGAGAAAGCCTGGTCAACGATGCCGCCAGCTTGATCGTGTTTCGGTTTGCATTGGCGGCCGTTATTTCCGGTACGTTTGTGTTGGAAAAAGCCGCCACGGATTTTTTTGCAGTGACCCTCATGGGCATTGTCGTGGGTCTGTTGGTAGCTCATTTCTTTTACCTGATACATCGCTGGCTGCCTACCAACGCCAGCATTGACACGGCCCTGACCTTCATGGGTCCGTATTTTATGTACATCGGGGCTGAGCATTTTCACTACTCGGGCGTGATGGCCGTCGTAAGCGGAGGATTGTTTTTGTCGTACCGCTCACACGAATTTTTTGGCTACCGGTCGCGTCTGCAATCCCAAAGCGTCTGGAAAACCGTCACCTTTGTATTAAACGGATTAGTGTTCATTCTCATTGGGTTACAACTCCCCGTGATCGTACACAGCTTGGGAAATTATTCCCTTTTTGAAGCCCTCAAATACGGTCTTTTTATCAGTACTGTAACGATTGCGATTCGGATTTTATGGATGTACCCGGCCACGTATTTACCGCGAATGTTCAGCAAACGCATCCGTGCCAACGAAGAAGACCCCGGATGGAAGGGCGTTTTTGTGGTCAGTTGGGCCGGAATGCGCGGCGTAGTTTCGCTGGCTTCCGCCCTGGCGATTCCCGTGACGCTGGCGGGCGGACAGGTCTTTCCGCAACGTAACTTAATTTTGTTTATCACCTTTGTGGTCATTCTGGTCACGCTGGTTTTTCAGGGGCTTACGTTACCGCTTATTTTACGATGGCTGAAGATCGAAGAGGCCGACAGTACCCTTCCCGACGAAGAACAGGAAGCCGGTGTTAAATTGCGATTATTGCAGGCGGCCCTGACCCGTTTGAATGACCTGTATACCAAGGAAACGACAGAAAATGAGTTGGTAGACAATTTAAAAAAGCAATTGGAAAACGATATTTCATTAACCTCCGAAAAATTGAATTCATTGGAATGTGACGAAGTGGACAAATCGGAAGTGGCCGTATTTAACCGAGTTGTGCACGACATTATTTCGGCCCGGCGTAAAGAACTGTTTTTGCTCCGCAAAGAAAAGATCTTTGACGAAGAGATATTGCGGCACGAGGAAGCGCAATTGGATCTGGACGAAGCGAAAATTATTTAA
- a CDS encoding (Fe-S)-binding protein, with protein sequence MSELKVPTMTELAAAGETPEVLFWVGCAGSFDDRYKKVTIAFVKILNKVGVKFAVLGTEEGCTGDPARRAGNEFLFQMQAMANIQVLDMYGIKKIVTACPHCFNTLKNEYPALGGSYEVIHHSEFLQQLINEGKVKIEGGGTFKGRKITFHDSCYLGRANGVYEAPRAVLEALDADLVEMKRSKAKGLCCGAGGSQMFKEPEKGKKDVNIERIEEALGTGADTIAVGCPFCMVMMSDGVKNKEKEDSVKVFDLAELVAQAEGL encoded by the coding sequence ATGAGCGAACTGAAAGTACCAACCATGACCGAACTGGCCGCCGCCGGCGAAACCCCCGAAGTACTTTTTTGGGTGGGCTGCGCAGGCTCCTTTGACGACCGTTATAAAAAAGTAACCATCGCTTTTGTCAAAATCCTTAACAAAGTAGGCGTAAAATTTGCGGTCCTCGGCACTGAAGAAGGATGCACCGGCGACCCCGCCCGCCGCGCCGGCAACGAGTTTCTGTTTCAGATGCAGGCCATGGCCAATATTCAGGTGCTGGATATGTACGGCATCAAAAAGATCGTAACGGCCTGTCCGCACTGTTTTAATACCCTCAAAAACGAATACCCTGCCCTGGGCGGCAGCTACGAGGTGATTCATCACTCCGAGTTTCTGCAACAGCTCATCAACGAAGGCAAAGTAAAAATAGAAGGCGGCGGCACGTTCAAAGGGCGTAAGATCACCTTCCATGATTCGTGCTATCTCGGCCGCGCCAACGGCGTGTATGAGGCTCCCCGGGCGGTATTGGAGGCCCTGGACGCCGATCTGGTGGAAATGAAACGCTCCAAGGCCAAAGGACTCTGCTGCGGTGCGGGCGGCTCACAGATGTTTAAAGAACCCGAAAAAGGCAAAAAAGACGTCAACATCGAGCGCATCGAAGAAGCCCTCGGTACGGGTGCCGATACCATTGCGGTAGGCTGTCCGTTTTGTATGGTGATGATGAGCGACGGCGTCAAAAACAAAGAAAAAGAAGACTCCGTCAAGGTATTCGATCTGGCGGAACTTGTAGCGCAGGCCGAAGGTTTATAA